The genomic stretch TTGTCCTCTGGTTCTGATAGGAGTTGggtcatttttcacatttttttttttaacttcagtttcaAGGACAGTGGGAAAGAGGTGCTGGAGATCTTCCTTATCTTGTGAGGCCCCTTTCCTCTAAACACTTGTGCCTATTGGTACCTTTTAATGACAGTGTTTAACTGACTGGCTTTTAACCTGGTGTGTCCTGAAAGATGTTTTTGGTTAGGGATGGGTTTCTTGTTTGGTATCCCTACCCATCAGATCTTTTCGTGCATTTTGCTCTCAATGAGAGGGCATTTGAAATGGTTGCTGAGTGGAAGATGGTGGCAGTGCTCAGAAGCACAAGCACAGAGACATCCATCCCTCTGCCTGAGGCcgcagggcagagcagctgagccCTGTTGCTGGTGCTGTTCCAACAGATTCTCTCTGTCACGCTGAGTGGGCCAGTTATACCCGTGTGCTGTGTGAAGTATTTTTTTGCCATGTTTGTGAaacagagagcagctgaagaAGAGACCTTGAAACTGATCTTTTCAACAAGTGGTTTGTGAGAATTGTAATGTAGGATTGAAAGAGGCTTAAGGCTGAGATTTTATTTAgaagtcatttttaaagcaaaaaactGCAGtcattggaaagaaaatataggGAGCTTCTTATGTAGGCTTTGTGCTGTATGTTGAATTGTTAATATTacgtttttctttcttaagacCTGTGTGGCTTgaatgaagagaaggaaaaagccagTGCAACGAATGATGTGGTGTGTTGCAGTGACAAAAACGATAATGTGGAAATGAAGCCCCATTCATATTTGGAAGCTATTTGCAGTGGGCTGGAAGATCCAGTAGCTGGAAGTTCCTTTggtgatggagagcagctgtgtCCTTATGCTGCAGCAGGAGCGTGCCACTTCGGGGACCGCTGCCTTTACCTGCATGGGGACGTGTGTGAAATATGTGGGCTGCAAGTGCTTCACCCTTTTGACCAAGAACAGAGGAAGGCTCATGAGATGGTAATGTTAACATTAAATATGTATGAGATGTGTATGCTTAGCGCTacatttggtttgtttgtttttaaaaatccaaaggTGTGTTTTGTGGAATAGCCTGTGGTTTATCTGTCTGTAGGATGACAGACATCCAGGACCTCAGTGGTAACATTGATGCTGACAGCATTTTACAgcgatttctttttttttttttttttttttttttttttttctttcccctttcttatgGGAAACTTGCCTTGTCCCCAGGTACCCTAGAACTCTTTTAGGAAGAAGTCTTTTGTAGCTGACAGGAGGTTGTAGTGGTCCCTTGTGTGTGATGGGGGAGAGGGACCATAGCCTGTGGTGAGTTCAGAGCAATTCCTCTGCCTGTCTGCTGGGTCACTGCTTCAGGTATCCCTGCTTGTGTGTGGCCACTTCCAAGGCAGTGTAAGATGGGGACACCCTGAGCAGAGTGTGAAGATTTTGGAGGTGATCTCTAACTAGGAAGGCTAGGGAAAGTGCATGAGGAATTGCTTGGGTAAAGGTGGCTGTAAGAGGCTGCTCTTCAGTATGCTTGGCCATTGGGTTTGTGTCAGGGCTGGTCAGGAACAGCAGTTTTCGAGGCTGAGGAGGAGAATGACCAGAAGCTTTAGTGGTTACTGGATCAGAAGTCTCTCCAGTGCCAGGAGTGGAATCCAGGTTACCAGAATCTCATGTTATGTGATCTCAGCACGTAGTTCCAAACATGCCATGTGGTTCTCTTGTCCCAGGAGTCTGACGTCTGGCACAGTGTGCTGTTACCACTGCTGCCAGGTGCTCAGCTCTGGAGGCAGAGATGTCTGTTGGATGGAAAGGTGCAGTAGTGAAAGTGCTGCTGTTAATGTGGAATTACTCTCTggtcttttaaaaattattattatttaaagtcTGCTAGATATGTATAACTTGTCAAGTCCCGAGAACATCAGAAAGAAGAGGTAAAGCTATGGGGGATAACCAACAGCTCAGCTTGTAGTGCTGTAAAAGCAAATGATACATCACTGAGTACGGTGTGAGAAATGCTGTAGGAAGCCCATAGTAAGACACCAATTCCTTACCTAGGATAAAGCTTAGTGCCTGGTGACTGAGGCCTTAACGATAAACAGAGTAACATCGTGAGTGCAGCATCCATACTGGACTCTGAATTAGATGGGACTTGGGGATATTTGAAGCACTGCCTTGCCTAACTGCTGTTCTGGTACAGATGCAGGCAGGTGTAAATTAAGTGTTTAGGCAGCCCTTCCTTTGATACCTACAAAGCTGCAGAGAACATGAAAGGGTGGAATTATGTGATCATCCTTAAAGGTCTTACAATTATATGATGGTAATTATGATGAAGGATAGTAGGGATGCTCTTAATTAGCCTACCGTGTTTTTCCTGTAACAGATCCATGTCAGACACTTTGTTTTATGAAGAATGGTTCAACATATAAAGTACAATAACCAATGATATCTCTCCTGTGACAGATGTGCATGGCAACGTTTGAGCATGAGATGGAGAAGGCTTTTGCCTTTCAGGCAAGTCAGGACAAAGTGTGCAGCATCTGCATGGAAGTGGTGTATGAAAAGCCATCAGCCTCAGAGAGGAGGTTTGGGATCCTCTCCAACTGCAATCACACGTACTGTTTGTCCTGCATCCGGCAGTGGAGGTGTGCCAAGCAGTTTGAGAATCCAATCATAAAGTAAGTTCACGTTAACCAGCCCGTTGTCTTTGTGACCTGTGTCAGTGAGGTGGGCATTCTGCTGTACTTTGACTTGATAGAGAAATACATGTGGTCATAAGAGATCTGGTAGCTGTAAATATTAGCACAGCCATTAGTAAAATACCAGCTCAGAAAATCTTGGTCCAAGTGCTACAAATGTGCACAGTATTACCTTCAAGGCCAGGTATGATGCATCAGCTATCTTTTGTTAACAGTGCCCATGTGCTGAGTCCAGCATGTTGGCCCTTTGTAACTTAAGCCTCTGTCATTGCATTGACAATGGGGCAAAGTGCAAATGTGGACTGCAGAATACTGAGTTAACTCATGCCCCTGCTTCACTCATGGGAGCTCATTTGCACAGTTACTCTTTCCTTTCTATGTATGTGCttaattactgcatttttttgtaaACTATAGCTTACTAAAGCTAGATCTCCCATTAATTGCACATCTGTATCTGAGTAAATTCCTTTGTCTTCTAGATGTGTATAAAGCGTATTCCAAACATACTCCTCCTTagaaagaattttaaacaaCCAATTAGGGCAGTTTCCTTTTTTAGAATCTCTTTGAAAGCTCTTCCAAGTTACAAGCACACTGAGGAAGAggtaggaaatattttcattcctcTGCCAAAGTAAACTCTTTTGCAAAACTTCCCTTAATAGTTGCCTTGAAGTGAAAGTTATCTCAGTGCAGTGTAAGCTCTGTTGGAGCAAAGCTTCTGACAGAAAGGCACTGAGAtactgtgcctgcagcagggactgCGGCTTTCATACGTAATAGTGCTCTGGAACCACGTTTGTGGTGGAGTAGATACTAAAGCAAATTcctcaaatgtattttctgtatttactcATAATAGTGAGTGTACTGGTCTTTGCAAAGGTTCTCTGAAAGAGGGGCTTGGATCAGTTTgaaaagcactgcctgcagagacACCAGGTGTTCTGTGAGACTTGCATGGCAGGAGTAGTAATGCTTCTCGAGGCACCAGAAGGTGCATATTTGATTCTTGATCTTAAATCCTAATAAAGAAATCTATCTTATAAAACCACTAAGTTAACAACTCCACAGTTCTGGCAGAGTGCAGGTCAGGCTTAGGGAAAATCCTTGTTGTCATGCATCTGGtttggctttcttttgtttgtgaGCTGAAGTACTTGCTTGGCAGgtactttatttctgtgcactgGATCTTTAGCCACATTTCTTCAGGAAATGtctatttattttgttcaaatCCTGAAATAagtgcaaagcagcacaaggCTTACTGCatttggcagccctgcctgtggcagtggtttggaactaaatgatctctgaggtcccttccaacccaagtcattctatgagTCAGCCAGATTATTTCAGCTGAAGCTGGTAACAGTCGTGTCCATATGTGCTGTGAAGTTGTCCGGTGCATCAGCCTGGCAGACCGTCTCCCTTTTGCTCAGGAACCTGCAGTTTCGGGCTGATACACTGAGAATTGGTTTCAGAAAGTAATAAAGCTCTGCTTCTTTGTCTTGATCCATTCAGGTCTTGCCCAGAGTGCCGTGTGATATCGGAGTTCGTCATTCCCAGCGCTTATTGGGTAGAagaccaggagaaaaaaaatgagttgaTTGAAGCATTTAAGCAGGGAGTGGGGTAAGATCATCAGCCAAAATGCTACTTACGTTGTCCTTGAGATTCACCAAGGCTTAATCAATCAAAATGCCTCTATTTTTAAACCTTTTGCAATCTGTTCTACACATAACTCTGAATCACGCGTAACAGCACACCATTCTTTATTAGCTGAACTTTGTGACTGCTATCAGTCTGTTGTAATTATAGTTCAGAAGGTACTTGAACTCATGTTTGGAAATGTTGAGGCTATTTCAGTTCACCTGCCAAAGCTAGAGACACGTGCCTTCTGTTGGACGTAACTGCCTGGAAGGTCGTCACACACTGGGGAAAACAAATGAGGAaggaaaacttaatttttttgatAGCATCTTGAAATATGGGATACAAATTGACAGGTTTTTTGTAACAGCTACTGGAAATGTAAAATACTGCATCACTGCAATCCCTTTATTGTCTGATAAAGATTTGTCTGGTGATTGGAGCACTGGGGAGGTCTGCAAAAGCATTGTGTTACAGCAGCTTTGCAAAGCTGTGCTTGTCTGGAGAACCCGAGGGTCACTTTGTCACAACACATGACTGTTTTGTGAAATGGTGCACAGATTAACTGTGACATGCACCAACTTTTAAAACTTGCCTTATGGAGTCTGTGAAGGTATTACTTGAATCTGTGCATAGCTGTCCTACCAGCTCTTGAGCTTCTTGGGGGGGTTTGTCTTACAACTTAGCAGCAGAATTGCTGAAAGCAGTAGTACTCCATTAAATGTTCAAGCCAGCTTTGTATTATTATTGCTTTATATTCATTGTCAGACAAAGTAGTtgaataaaatcacagaatcacacagttGTGGGGGATGGAAGGGATATTTGGAGATCAtcagtccaaccccctgcttaAGCAGGCTCCCTACTGCAGGTTGCACGGGTAGATGGGTAGACATCCAGATGGGTTTTGAAATATCTTCAGtgggagactccacaacctctttgggcagctgaGGAGCTTCAgatactgtttgttttccatacCGTGTTGCCATTgtggttttatattttaattctaaaGGAGTTTGTATTGAGGATAATAAGTTGTGCTAAAATTCTTGGCTGACTACGTTCTACGTAAGTAGACTTGTTTTGTTGGAAAAGTGGTGTCAGGTAGTGTTACTACAagtttggttttggcttttggttttgtattttgagaATACAAAAAGGGTTTTTGCTTTATGTGCTCGGCTAAGACTAACACATGTTATAATTTCTGTATGGAGGGTTTTATGATCTCATAGCGGTTAGTTTGGATATGTTATTCATAGAAAAAATGccaataatatttttgtttaaggGAAGTCTAAGAGCAGGGGTTCTCACGGTACAAATCCattctgcaggaggaaaaatcCTGACTGACTTAGGTTAGAACACAAGTGCTCTGTGACTTCCAGGTTTCCAAGACAGATCAGTTCCACTTTTGAATGCACTGCCTGCTCTGGGGtagtctttctttctttctttcttttgtagtGGTTTCTTCTCCATGTATTAGTTATTTTATAGGCTTTGTTTAGGTTATAGGGATCAGTTTCATTGCTGTTTGCACATTGTTCACAAGTTCAATTGCAATTTGTCTGTAGTTTCCTCCAGATACTTCTCATTGGAGAACAACCCGTCGCACCACCCCTCCCCAGTAACCTTTCTAGAAGGTGGTTACACAGCTCCAGCAACTTCGTAgaacagcaaagctgctgaaaacTTAATGATAGAATTGTTACCACAGGACTTGCAAAGATAACGATGAGAGGAACTCAGCTCattcataaaaacaaagtgaTCAGTGCACTGGGGAGGAATGCTACAAAAATAGTGGGTTTGTTCCCTGTGATAGAAATGCACTGTGCTGGATAGGTGGCATTCTTTCAACATCATTCAATTTCAGTGTCTTAAGATTGTGTTCTTTTGAACTTACGATGGTGctcttttatgtatttctttgtcCACTCCTAGATTTCTTTCCAATCTATTTTAACTGTTACCAGTTAAGGAGTAGGAGATCAGAACTCTTGGTATGTTAATGGTACTAGCAGCTGCAGTGGTAATGGTACAAAGTGATCTGCTTCCTCACTAGCTGAAGGCAGCAACTTTTTTCTCATTGAATTAGGAAAAAACCCTGCAAATACTTTGAACAAGGGAAAGGAACTTGTCCATTTGGAGGGAAGTGTCTTTACCTTCATGCCTATCCAGATGGGACACGAGCTGAACCTGAGAAACCAAGGaaacagctcagctctgagggAACCGTGCGGGTAAGGAAATATTCCAGTCAGTTGTAATTGAAAACACTTCTTGAATGTAAAGTGCACTACTTAAAGTACTTTCATACAATGGATGGCCTCAGAAAAGTTAAGTATCCCTCAGCTTTCCTTGAGGCAGAGGTTTGTTTGGAAGAGAAGGCACCTCTCATTTAATAGCaagatttcatctttttttttttttttttttttttttttttaaaccagtgcTTCTCATTGCAGATCTTTTTTCAAGGAGATTCTACAGTTAAAGCTTCTACTTACAGTGGTATTAAAAATGAGTATTGCTTGCCTAGACCTAGCTGGTCCTATTCACAGCTAAAATGGTTAAAGCCTTCTCAAAGTCTCATTGTAGCTTCAGCCAGCATCTGGAATGGTTGAGACAGGCCTTCTAGTTTAGCAGTACTGATACAGCTCCTCACTACTGCCCTGTTAGACATGAACTATTACTTATGTTCTGACAATGGAGTGGTTGTCACTTTCTCAGCAAATATTGGAAATGTTTATTAATAAactattaataaattaataaataccAATTTCTCAGTCTcaactttttttattaaatgaagaaagatgactgataaggggaaaaaacttCTGATTGGCCTGTGCCAAGCtaaatcagattttcttctgttgcagtTCTTCAATTCTGTTCGTCTGTGGGACTTTATTGAAGACAGAGAAAGTAGGACTGTGACCAGCACAGATGATCAAGTAACAGAACTTGGAGAACTTTTCATGCACCTTTCTGGGGCTGAGGAGGATTCTGCTACTTCTCAATAAAGGCAAGCGAATGTGCTTTCTTCTGTAGCAATCTAGCTATTTATTTAGCAGTGGTTTTACTTCTTACAGCGCAGCTGGAATGACTGAATGTGCCCTGTGGTCCTACTTGTGCAGTCCTGGTGAAGTTTTCAGACAGTTGGTGTATGGCAACAAAAGTActgaattatatttaaaaagttaaattgattgcatggaaaaaaatcccttgaTCCCAAGAGGGTTCCCTTCCTCGTTGGCCTAACATACGCTGTCTTGTAAATTGAATGGTCGTGTTACATGCAGCTGCTCTCTTGCCTTTTAAAGCATAAGGTGTTAAAAACTGTTGCTGTATCTGAGGGTGCTTATTTCCCCCTAAATGAACTAAATGTATATCTGCAGAAACACACAAGGAATAATGATCCGTgtagcttttcctttcttaaaaaaaataccaagtATCTAGAGTTCTGAGTAATGCTCAGTGTATTCTTACAGTGAGTGCTTCAGTAATGGGCACTGCCAGGCTGTCAGAGACAGCACAAATCAGGATCCCTCCACTGTTCTAAAATAATTAAGTGCATGGTTGCAGGAAAGGTCTCCTGGTTTCCTACAGCACCTGCTGTAAAGCACATGCAATTTGTTACCTCCAGGCAGAGCTGTAGTTCCAGTGCTGGAGTCAAAATGCACAGGTAAATGCAACTTGCAGCACAAGTTGGTACTGGACACTGCGTAAGAAGTCAGTAACTTTCAATATTAATTGAAATGGTAATAGATAATTTTTTTGTACACGTATTTAATTAAAAGGGAAACCTTCATTCGGGttaaatgaagcaaaaattaaatgagGTAGCTAACATTCTGTCTAAATAACCTCTATCAGTGATCTTACAGTTTGCATCTGTACCATGTTAAATCATTTCagtcaaaaaagaaacactgaccACTGCTTACCTGACCTGTGGGGGCAGCAGATACTTAGGGCTTTTCCACTGCCATGTATTTCTAGCATACCGAGTCACATCCTTCTGCCATGTATTCCCAGGACAGCCCTACTTTCAGGTACCTCGTAGCCCCAGCTGGCAGTTATGTCATTTAAAGGGCAGGTGAAGTTCCAGCTGCCTACCTGCTCCTTGCTCTCATCAGAAGGAAGCATTGGTCAAGGTCAAGGAGGTCAGGTATTAAAGCACATCTTCCGAGTCAAATGTTAGTGgattctttctttaaattttaattcatGTTTGAGCTGCCGAAGCTTTGAGAATCATTTTAAGTTCTCTTTTAAATATACTTGTAGCAAAAGCAATTCATGGTAGGAATGTGCAGTTTGTAAGGAGTTATTTCTGCTGAGTCATTTGTATCAACTCTGCAGTTAAAGTTTGGTCTAGAGCCAACTGAACTAGCCACTGGGTATTTCAGTGcaagcaaagatttttttccatgcaagtGCAACATGCAATCTTGAAAGTCAAGCACAGGGCCGGTATTTCTGCTACCCTTATGAacacactgctgtcactgtAAGGCTGCTCGCCTGTTTCAAGACTCAGGCATTTGAGAAAGCTTGATCATTGAGATGGCAAAAATTGTGATGCAGCAAAGTGCATTTAGAGGCATTTGTGTAAAACGCCCCTTGTCCCTCTGGTTTTTTTAGACAACTTCCATCTCTGCTGCGTAACAGCTTCCCAAGAGTGAATGTGCAAATTTTGCTCTCGGTTGTGATCTAGGAAATGTAGTGATGTTTTCATGATTATTTCAACactaaaatcaatttttaacAATGCTTACTCTAAAGTCAGTCCTTAGCTTGTAAATGTCTGTCACCACTTACTGctcaacttctttttaaaactggCATTTGGAGGCACAAGTGATGGGCTTAATCTAGTAAATGATATTGCAGTGCAACTCCTCATCACTCATTAAAAAAGGTGAAGGAAGGTAAGTACAGCTGAGAGATGCAGTTCTGTAAGATGAGCGCTCTTTCTTGCATACTTTCTACTAAAAAATACGTACTTACACCCCTTAGCCTCCCCACTGAAGCTTTTTTTAGCTGTTCCAACActtttttcagataaatattttcagcaatgaaatacattaaaaaatattaagtgGAGAGAATATTCTGCTCCTTAGACAGGGCATTCCTGTTACTTTGCTCAAAGAAAACCAAGCAGGAAACAAGAATCTGATGTACAAAAGGTAAGGTAACTTGTTTTTCAATGCTGCCTAGCAATTACATGAAGAGAAGTTTTAATGTGCAAGCAGTAAGACAGACTCGGACCTTCTACATTCTTCATTTTACAGCTTTCAAACTCTAGGTTGACATCAAATACTAATCAAAATAATCctccttttatttaaaaaaaaaaaaaagttttccagaGAGAGAGAACCTGTATTAAATAAGAAGGAACAATTAGGTTCCTTCTGGGGGTTCAGTGCTAAACTAAGAGCaacctttcatagaatcatagcaccATGAAGGTTGGAACAGACCACTGCTGCCCCCTAACCCCGTCCcgcagtgccacatctgcctctttcttgaacacctccagggactgtgactccaccacctcccttttttcatgcttccttcttttgcaacactaattaaaatgaaggtaaaatgagagagaaagggCTGCAATTGAAATAACAAGAACACTATTGAAAAGCATGCTGATCTGTATACAGCACTGTTTCCATCACTGCCAAATGCACATTTTATGGTAATGCTCAGTTGTAAGGGTGAAATCCTAATCCCTGGGTGATGGTCTAAGGACAGTCAAGCTACTTAACCAGTACATTCCTGgcttatgtattttaaattctcCTCTACCTGAACAGAATACTATTTCAAAAAGTAATTCTTAGATCAGACCACCTATTTCTGGTCACCTGCTGCCTGATTTGACCAAAACACCCAAGGGAAATACCTAAGGGAAAAAACACAGGCTCCCAGAAGATACAATGCAGAGAAGTGGTGCAGGTAACTCACCTGATGGTTTATCAGTGTATGTATCTAGTAGATGCTGCTGAAAGATTGTTACAGTAACATCAAAACCAGTCTGTAAGTAAAGTGAATGGAAACTGATAGGTTGTCACATCTagtattttatctatttttactGGTACAGTTAATATTTATCCTAAAAATTATTCAGAATGTTATTTCCTGAACTTTTTAGATGTAAATGTGTGTGTCAAAATATGAATTACTACATTAAATGATGATATTGAATCTTAAAcctaaaatttaatttattttattaaaataagatAATCAGAGGAACCTTGGCTTacaataaatgcattttctcaggagcaataaaaacaaaattaaaacccAAATCAGCAAGAAAAACTGTATATGCTCAGTTTCCTCTTGATAGTGCATCTCTTGGACGACAGCTTCAGATGGGATGAAAACTATGCTCATTCTGCAGAAGTATACTGATACTGTTAATTAGCCTTTATCAGCCACAAAAGCCTGTCTTTCTGCACTTTCCACCTCATTGGGCTGCAAGAAACAAGTCCGTAGTACCAAAATAAGCCGCTTAAGTTACCGAAGATGACCACAGCAAGACTGGCTAGCTTCCTTCTCTGAGCAGTACAGTTTAGAATATACTCCATTCCTTTGCAAGAGTTTTTTTTCTACGTGCAAAACTATTGCAAAACTATTTTGTGTTGAATTAGCATTTTAACTTATTTCATTGGCTTGATGAAAGCTCTTAGGCAGGAGCTGATTTCCagaaagtttttttcttcttccctcagTCTTGTTTGCAGATACCCATTTCCAGCAAAAGTCCCCTGACGTGAAGCGGCACGGGGCAATCAGAGAGCACCAGATCACATCATCTTTCTTCCCTCAAATGCCAAGGCAGGTCATCCCTGCTGTAAAAAATACCAGTTTATCAGCAGATTCAAATCAACCCAGAAACACTGCCAAAGAAACATCCATCTCTTCTGTGTGTGGGAAAAATAAGGCTCAAGtgcatctattaaaaaaatagtaatagaTCTCTTGATTTGTAGTCTGTTAACTATCCCAGTAGAAGAAACTGTAGAAAAAGGCAATGGTGGAGCTTTGTCCCTGCAGGGTAAGAACTGCAAACATCCTTAGCAGCTTGTTCTTAAACGGGGATGCGGATGATCCGGCTGGTCACTGATCCTGTACACCGAGGCATTAAAAGCACAACTTCTGTTACTTCTGTTCCTTTCCCATCACTGGAGAGATTAAGGGAAGGGGAGCACAATCCTAAAAAACAGGCAGTCTTGTGGATGTTAACGTGCAAGAATTTATGTCCTCTGTATGGGATGCGCGGTGCAGAGATGGTTCGGAAGCACTCCGGTTGATCTTGGGTAAAGAATGTTGCAGCAATTCAATGGAAGACAGTATCTGAGAAGAAGGCACATAAAATGGAAAGGTGATGTGTTACAAAGAGCCACATTTCAAGTAAGTCTTAAATCTTCATTTCTTAGGGCTTTACCAGTACCCATTACAATATACTACGTGGAGATACTGAAAACAATACTCAAGGAATGTTCCAGTTTAAAGAATCCAACTCTGCCACAGAGTTTCATTGCTGTGAGGACCCTCACTGAGTTTCAGGGGACAGGCAGATACTTCTCCATTAACAGTTCATCAATATAGCAACCACGAGGCAAGCATCTATGCACTCTCCAACAGTGTAACAGGGAAAGAATAGCATCCTCTTCCTAACTGTCGGAATTTAGAAAGAAGCCAAGTACAACTTTAGTTGTTTAACAAGTAACATCGTTTTAAAAAGTGCTGCAACTCAATTCCAGATATTTTAACCAGTACCAGGAAGTGCCTGCATTATCCTCACAGTGACAGGAAAAGGTCAAGTATCCTTTGTAAAACAAGACCAAAACTTGCTATAGGAATTTAAATCCCCCTTGtgaattttgtttgcttgtacaaagatggggggaaaaaaataaggaattgtCCTTACAGCAAAGTGCTCTGATGTTAGAGCAATATGGTGTCCAACACTGCTTCAATGAGGCTGggtattatttttaacttttttgtaCCTAAATCCTGTATATCAGTATTAGAAACTGCACAAGGGAGCTGGGTTATTAAAGGTGCACGTGTGACTAAACAGAACCAGGAAGCATGCTACTCTTCATTCCTGCATCTACTTCCAGTTTCTAAACATGTGCTTTTATCCACCTATGGTGCTCTGTGCTAATGGCTATTTATACAATACTTAGGAGCTGTTACATGCTGAGAAAAGCCACTTACTTGCG from Lagopus muta isolate bLagMut1 chromosome 11, bLagMut1 primary, whole genome shotgun sequence encodes the following:
- the MKRN2 gene encoding E3 ubiquitin-protein ligase makorin-2, coding for MSVKQVTCRYYVQGVCREGSKCLFSHDLSSSKSSTVCKYYQKGQCAYGARCRYDHIRLPASGGAAAPVPPPMASAALLSHRPAPEHSAPATKSKLRESGKREKKTLVLRDRNLCGLNEEKEKASATNDVVCCSDKNDNVEMKPHSYLEAICSGLEDPVAGSSFGDGEQLCPYAAAGACHFGDRCLYLHGDVCEICGLQVLHPFDQEQRKAHEMMCMATFEHEMEKAFAFQASQDKVCSICMEVVYEKPSASERRFGILSNCNHTYCLSCIRQWRCAKQFENPIIKSCPECRVISEFVIPSAYWVEDQEKKNELIEAFKQGVGKKPCKYFEQGKGTCPFGGKCLYLHAYPDGTRAEPEKPRKQLSSEGTVRFFNSVRLWDFIEDRESRTVTSTDDQVTELGELFMHLSGAEEDSATSQ